The Rhinatrema bivittatum chromosome 4, aRhiBiv1.1, whole genome shotgun sequence genome window below encodes:
- the ENGASE gene encoding cytosolic endo-beta-N-acetylglucosaminidase isoform X3, translating to MGSQFTTRKEERTSDQSERSKQQQAGGMQSASGASVDSAASDVTIWETIHYDATPFSARHHDKDTTEPISFYLSSLEELLSWKPTNQDAFNIAVMPLAKRLPPLESKRPRTLVCHDLMGGYLQDRFIQGSDTQDSYIFYHWQYIDIFVYFSHHMFTLPPVCWTNAAHKHGVSVLGTFITEWEAGARVCESFLAGEESSFRAVADQMVRVAQFYRFDGWLINIENLLSVVAAKNTPHFLRYLTEQMHQHVPGGLVIWYDSVIENGELKWQNELNEKNRVFFDSCDGIFTNYNWTEQHAEQMSSQAVERRADVYIGVDVFARGKVVGGYFDTNKSLQLIRRYGFSAALFAPGWVYECLDKNDFLQNQNKFWSLLEEYLPIHSISTLPFITSFCIGCGKQRFFYGKEEDVESWSNLSAQEMQPLFVNRAPDSGTEGEETGGWVKTQICPKDAWLGGSSLLVEGMIPIDATDVTVRLFSLQVPSPPKLLLSMVYKLDGNPNVNIALELTTQDTPTCQIGNISGLTVQGTTTHHLKSGPDPQSEPSEPGPGPQLQHHPVPGSHAILARLLGGCGQQSDSGWKQYCYELELQGCLLQDLFIKVSRLPSSVQPENFSFRLGEIKVLDACSLSAPLQRVHSLSARHFLWRRGSYDPGCQNSQLYLSVTLQWSYPMERARQFRIYCQGVMCHRAATPSHTEQPHLIGLAYANIYRVVDLAVPSACTGQRGHLEFSVQPVTKEGFTTDRSDWGKLVLEYADQTHTQV from the exons atggggagccagtTTACTACCCGGAAAGAGGAGAGAACGTCAGACCAATCAGAGAGGAGCAAGCAACAACAGGCAGGAGGAATGCAGTCTGC cTCCGGCGCCTCCGTGGACAGTGCAGCATCAGATGTTACCATTTGGGAAACCATCCACTATGATGCGACCCCGTTCTCGG ccaggcaCCACGACAAAGATACCACTGAGCCAATTAGCTTCTACCTCTCCAGCCTGGAAGAGCTCTTGTCTTGGAAACCCACCAATCAGGATGCCTTTAATATTGCTGTAATGCCATTGGCTAAACGCCTGCCTCCACTTGAGAGCAAAAGGCCGAGGACCTTAGTGTGCCATGATCTGATGGGAGGCTATCTTCAGGACAG ATTTATCCAGGGTTCAGATACGCAAGACTCTTATATCTTCTATCACTGGCAATACATCGACATCTTTGTATACTTCAGTCACCATATGTTCACCCTGCCCCCTGTCTGCTGGACTAATGCTGCTCATAAACACGGAGTCTCTGTCCTAG GGACATTCATCACAGAGTGGGAAGCAGGTGCAAGGGTATGTGAGTCCTTCCTAGCTGGTGAAGAGTCTTCGTTTCGTGCTGTGGCAGATCAGATGGTGCGGGTGGCACAGTTTTACCGGTTTGACGGCTGGCTGATCAATATTGAGAACCTCCTGAGT GTGGTGGCAGCGAAGAACACGCCACACTTCCTGCGCTACCTAACGGAGCAGATGCACCAGCACGTGCCAGGTGGACTAGTGATCTGGTATGACAGTGTCATAGAGAATGGGGAGCTAAAATGGCAGAACGAACTGAATGAAAAGAACAG AGTATTTTTTGATTCTTGTGATGGAATCTTCACCAACTATAACTGGACAGAACAGCATGCCGAGCAGATGTCATCACAGGCAGTAGAGCGGCGAGCAGATGTATATATTGGGGTGGATGTGTTCGCACGAGGCAAAGTTGTTGGGGGCTATTTTGATACAAATAAG tCTCTGCAGCTTATTCGCAGGTATGGCTTCTCTGCTGCACTCTTTGCGCCTGGCTGGGTCTACGAGTGTCTGGACAAGAACGACTTCCTACAGAATCAGAACAA ATTCTGGAGCCTACTGGAGGAATATCTGCCCATACACAGCATCAGTACCCTGCCCTTTATCACGTCCTTCTGCATTGGCTGCGGGAAGCAGCGATTCTTCTATGGGAAG GAAGAGGACGTAGAGAGCTGGTCTAATCTAAGTGCACAGGAGATGCAGCCACTCTTTGTGAACCGCGCACCAGATTCTGGGACAGAGGGTGAGGAGACAGGTGGCTGGGTGAAGACCCAAATCTGCCCTAAGGATGCTTGGCTTGGAGGCAGCTCCTTGCTAGTGGAGGGTATGATTCCCATTGATGCAACAGATGTTACTGTGAG GCTTTTCTCACTGCAGGTGCCTTCTCCTCCAAAACTCCTCCTCTCCATGGTGTATAAGTTGGATGGGAACCCCAATGTCAACATTGCTCTGGAACTGACAACTCAGGACACCCCTACCTGTCAGATTGGTAACATCTCAGGCCTCACAG TTCAGGGCACTACTACACATCATTTGAAATCTGGGCCAGACCCTCAGAGTGAGCCTTCAGAGCCTGGGCCGGGACCCCAGCTGCAGCACCATCCTGTGCCAGGATCTCACGCAATCCTTGCCAGACTGCTGGGCGGGTGTGGGCAGCAGAGTGACAGCGGCTGGAAGCAATA ttgttatGAGTTGGAGCTGCAGGGATGCCTCCTCCAGGACCTCTTTATCAAGGTCTCGCGGCTGCCGTCCAGTGTGCAGCCGGAGAACTTTAGCTTCCGCTTGGGAGAGATCAAG GTGCTGGATGCGTGCAGCCTGTCTGCCCCCCTGCAGCGTGTGCATAGTCTCAGCGCTCGTCACTTCCTCTGGCGACGAGGTTCTTACGACCCCGGCTGCCAGAACTCTCAGCTTTATCTGAGCGTCACGCTGCAGTGGTCCTACCCCATGGAGCGAGCTCGGCAGTTCCGCATCTATTGCCAGGGGGTGATGTGCCACCGTGCTGCCACGCCATCTCACACTGAGCAGCCACACCTCATCGGTCTGGCTTACGCCAACATTTACCGAGTGGTTGACCTCGCGGTACCATCGGCCTGCACTGGCCAACGCGGCCATTTAGAGTTCTCAGTGCAGCCGGTCACAAAGGAAGGATTTACCACGGACCGATCCGACTGGGGGAAGCTGGTGCTGGAGTATGCGGACCAAACTCATACCCAGGTGTGA
- the ENGASE gene encoding cytosolic endo-beta-N-acetylglucosaminidase isoform X1, which produces MDPPQVIGEKPKASGREQNTMERGAAAEEQEWGRPGPGKISGASVDSAASDVTIWETIHYDATPFSARHHDKDTTEPISFYLSSLEELLSWKPTNQDAFNIAVMPLAKRLPPLESKRPRTLVCHDLMGGYLQDRFIQGSDTQDSYIFYHWQYIDIFVYFSHHMFTLPPVCWTNAAHKHGVSVLGTFITEWEAGARVCESFLAGEESSFRAVADQMVRVAQFYRFDGWLINIENLLSVVAAKNTPHFLRYLTEQMHQHVPGGLVIWYDSVIENGELKWQNELNEKNRVFFDSCDGIFTNYNWTEQHAEQMSSQAVERRADVYIGVDVFARGKVVGGYFDTNKSLQLIRRYGFSAALFAPGWVYECLDKNDFLQNQNKFWSLLEEYLPIHSISTLPFITSFCIGCGKQRFFYGKEEDVESWSNLSAQEMQPLFVNRAPDSGTEGEETGGWVKTQICPKDAWLGGSSLLVEGMIPIDATDVTVRLFSLQVPSPPKLLLSMVYKLDGNPNVNIALELTTQDTPTCQIGNISGLTVQGTTTHHLKSGPDPQSEPSEPGPGPQLQHHPVPGSHAILARLLGGCGQQSDSGWKQYCYELELQGCLLQDLFIKVSRLPSSVQPENFSFRLGEIKVLDACSLSAPLQRVHSLSARHFLWRRGSYDPGCQNSQLYLSVTLQWSYPMERARQFRIYCQGVMCHRAATPSHTEQPHLIGLAYANIYRVVDLAVPSACTGQRGHLEFSVQPVTKEGFTTDRSDWGKLVLEYADQTHTQV; this is translated from the exons ATGGACCCTCCCCAAGTGATAGGGGAGAAACCGAAAGCGAGTGGGCGAGAACAGAACACCATGGAGAGGGGTGCCGCAGCGGAGGAGCAGGAGTGGGGGCGGCCCGGGCCCGGCAAGAT cTCCGGCGCCTCCGTGGACAGTGCAGCATCAGATGTTACCATTTGGGAAACCATCCACTATGATGCGACCCCGTTCTCGG ccaggcaCCACGACAAAGATACCACTGAGCCAATTAGCTTCTACCTCTCCAGCCTGGAAGAGCTCTTGTCTTGGAAACCCACCAATCAGGATGCCTTTAATATTGCTGTAATGCCATTGGCTAAACGCCTGCCTCCACTTGAGAGCAAAAGGCCGAGGACCTTAGTGTGCCATGATCTGATGGGAGGCTATCTTCAGGACAG ATTTATCCAGGGTTCAGATACGCAAGACTCTTATATCTTCTATCACTGGCAATACATCGACATCTTTGTATACTTCAGTCACCATATGTTCACCCTGCCCCCTGTCTGCTGGACTAATGCTGCTCATAAACACGGAGTCTCTGTCCTAG GGACATTCATCACAGAGTGGGAAGCAGGTGCAAGGGTATGTGAGTCCTTCCTAGCTGGTGAAGAGTCTTCGTTTCGTGCTGTGGCAGATCAGATGGTGCGGGTGGCACAGTTTTACCGGTTTGACGGCTGGCTGATCAATATTGAGAACCTCCTGAGT GTGGTGGCAGCGAAGAACACGCCACACTTCCTGCGCTACCTAACGGAGCAGATGCACCAGCACGTGCCAGGTGGACTAGTGATCTGGTATGACAGTGTCATAGAGAATGGGGAGCTAAAATGGCAGAACGAACTGAATGAAAAGAACAG AGTATTTTTTGATTCTTGTGATGGAATCTTCACCAACTATAACTGGACAGAACAGCATGCCGAGCAGATGTCATCACAGGCAGTAGAGCGGCGAGCAGATGTATATATTGGGGTGGATGTGTTCGCACGAGGCAAAGTTGTTGGGGGCTATTTTGATACAAATAAG tCTCTGCAGCTTATTCGCAGGTATGGCTTCTCTGCTGCACTCTTTGCGCCTGGCTGGGTCTACGAGTGTCTGGACAAGAACGACTTCCTACAGAATCAGAACAA ATTCTGGAGCCTACTGGAGGAATATCTGCCCATACACAGCATCAGTACCCTGCCCTTTATCACGTCCTTCTGCATTGGCTGCGGGAAGCAGCGATTCTTCTATGGGAAG GAAGAGGACGTAGAGAGCTGGTCTAATCTAAGTGCACAGGAGATGCAGCCACTCTTTGTGAACCGCGCACCAGATTCTGGGACAGAGGGTGAGGAGACAGGTGGCTGGGTGAAGACCCAAATCTGCCCTAAGGATGCTTGGCTTGGAGGCAGCTCCTTGCTAGTGGAGGGTATGATTCCCATTGATGCAACAGATGTTACTGTGAG GCTTTTCTCACTGCAGGTGCCTTCTCCTCCAAAACTCCTCCTCTCCATGGTGTATAAGTTGGATGGGAACCCCAATGTCAACATTGCTCTGGAACTGACAACTCAGGACACCCCTACCTGTCAGATTGGTAACATCTCAGGCCTCACAG TTCAGGGCACTACTACACATCATTTGAAATCTGGGCCAGACCCTCAGAGTGAGCCTTCAGAGCCTGGGCCGGGACCCCAGCTGCAGCACCATCCTGTGCCAGGATCTCACGCAATCCTTGCCAGACTGCTGGGCGGGTGTGGGCAGCAGAGTGACAGCGGCTGGAAGCAATA ttgttatGAGTTGGAGCTGCAGGGATGCCTCCTCCAGGACCTCTTTATCAAGGTCTCGCGGCTGCCGTCCAGTGTGCAGCCGGAGAACTTTAGCTTCCGCTTGGGAGAGATCAAG GTGCTGGATGCGTGCAGCCTGTCTGCCCCCCTGCAGCGTGTGCATAGTCTCAGCGCTCGTCACTTCCTCTGGCGACGAGGTTCTTACGACCCCGGCTGCCAGAACTCTCAGCTTTATCTGAGCGTCACGCTGCAGTGGTCCTACCCCATGGAGCGAGCTCGGCAGTTCCGCATCTATTGCCAGGGGGTGATGTGCCACCGTGCTGCCACGCCATCTCACACTGAGCAGCCACACCTCATCGGTCTGGCTTACGCCAACATTTACCGAGTGGTTGACCTCGCGGTACCATCGGCCTGCACTGGCCAACGCGGCCATTTAGAGTTCTCAGTGCAGCCGGTCACAAAGGAAGGATTTACCACGGACCGATCCGACTGGGGGAAGCTGGTGCTGGAGTATGCGGACCAAACTCATACCCAGGTGTGA
- the ENGASE gene encoding cytosolic endo-beta-N-acetylglucosaminidase isoform X2: MDPPQVIGEKPKASGREQNTMERGAAAEEQEWGRPGPGKISGASVDSAASDVTIWETIHYDATPFSARHHDKDTTEPISFYLSSLEELLSWKPTNQDAFNIAVMPLAKRLPPLESKRPRTLVCHDLMGGYLQDRFIQGSDTQDSYIFYHWQYIDIFVYFSHHMFTLPPVCWTNAAHKHGVSVLGTFITEWEAGARVCESFLAGEESSFRAVADQMVRVAQFYRFDGWLINIENLLSVVAAKNTPHFLRYLTEQMHQHVPGGLVIWYDSVIENGELKWQNELNEKNRVFFDSCDGIFTNYNWTEQHAEQMSSQAVERRADVYIGVDVFARGKVVGGYFDTNKSLQLIRRYGFSAALFAPGWVYECLDKNDFLQNQNKFWSLLEEYLPIHSISTLPFITSFCIGCGKQRFFYGKEEDVESWSNLSAQEMQPLFVNRAPDSGTEGEETGGWVKTQICPKDAWLGGSSLLVEGMIPIDATDVTVRLFSLQVPSPPKLLLSMVYKLDGNPNVNIALELTTQDTPTCQIGNISVQGTTTHHLKSGPDPQSEPSEPGPGPQLQHHPVPGSHAILARLLGGCGQQSDSGWKQYCYELELQGCLLQDLFIKVSRLPSSVQPENFSFRLGEIKVLDACSLSAPLQRVHSLSARHFLWRRGSYDPGCQNSQLYLSVTLQWSYPMERARQFRIYCQGVMCHRAATPSHTEQPHLIGLAYANIYRVVDLAVPSACTGQRGHLEFSVQPVTKEGFTTDRSDWGKLVLEYADQTHTQV, translated from the exons ATGGACCCTCCCCAAGTGATAGGGGAGAAACCGAAAGCGAGTGGGCGAGAACAGAACACCATGGAGAGGGGTGCCGCAGCGGAGGAGCAGGAGTGGGGGCGGCCCGGGCCCGGCAAGAT cTCCGGCGCCTCCGTGGACAGTGCAGCATCAGATGTTACCATTTGGGAAACCATCCACTATGATGCGACCCCGTTCTCGG ccaggcaCCACGACAAAGATACCACTGAGCCAATTAGCTTCTACCTCTCCAGCCTGGAAGAGCTCTTGTCTTGGAAACCCACCAATCAGGATGCCTTTAATATTGCTGTAATGCCATTGGCTAAACGCCTGCCTCCACTTGAGAGCAAAAGGCCGAGGACCTTAGTGTGCCATGATCTGATGGGAGGCTATCTTCAGGACAG ATTTATCCAGGGTTCAGATACGCAAGACTCTTATATCTTCTATCACTGGCAATACATCGACATCTTTGTATACTTCAGTCACCATATGTTCACCCTGCCCCCTGTCTGCTGGACTAATGCTGCTCATAAACACGGAGTCTCTGTCCTAG GGACATTCATCACAGAGTGGGAAGCAGGTGCAAGGGTATGTGAGTCCTTCCTAGCTGGTGAAGAGTCTTCGTTTCGTGCTGTGGCAGATCAGATGGTGCGGGTGGCACAGTTTTACCGGTTTGACGGCTGGCTGATCAATATTGAGAACCTCCTGAGT GTGGTGGCAGCGAAGAACACGCCACACTTCCTGCGCTACCTAACGGAGCAGATGCACCAGCACGTGCCAGGTGGACTAGTGATCTGGTATGACAGTGTCATAGAGAATGGGGAGCTAAAATGGCAGAACGAACTGAATGAAAAGAACAG AGTATTTTTTGATTCTTGTGATGGAATCTTCACCAACTATAACTGGACAGAACAGCATGCCGAGCAGATGTCATCACAGGCAGTAGAGCGGCGAGCAGATGTATATATTGGGGTGGATGTGTTCGCACGAGGCAAAGTTGTTGGGGGCTATTTTGATACAAATAAG tCTCTGCAGCTTATTCGCAGGTATGGCTTCTCTGCTGCACTCTTTGCGCCTGGCTGGGTCTACGAGTGTCTGGACAAGAACGACTTCCTACAGAATCAGAACAA ATTCTGGAGCCTACTGGAGGAATATCTGCCCATACACAGCATCAGTACCCTGCCCTTTATCACGTCCTTCTGCATTGGCTGCGGGAAGCAGCGATTCTTCTATGGGAAG GAAGAGGACGTAGAGAGCTGGTCTAATCTAAGTGCACAGGAGATGCAGCCACTCTTTGTGAACCGCGCACCAGATTCTGGGACAGAGGGTGAGGAGACAGGTGGCTGGGTGAAGACCCAAATCTGCCCTAAGGATGCTTGGCTTGGAGGCAGCTCCTTGCTAGTGGAGGGTATGATTCCCATTGATGCAACAGATGTTACTGTGAG GCTTTTCTCACTGCAGGTGCCTTCTCCTCCAAAACTCCTCCTCTCCATGGTGTATAAGTTGGATGGGAACCCCAATGTCAACATTGCTCTGGAACTGACAACTCAGGACACCCCTACCTGTCAGATTGGTAACATCTCAG TTCAGGGCACTACTACACATCATTTGAAATCTGGGCCAGACCCTCAGAGTGAGCCTTCAGAGCCTGGGCCGGGACCCCAGCTGCAGCACCATCCTGTGCCAGGATCTCACGCAATCCTTGCCAGACTGCTGGGCGGGTGTGGGCAGCAGAGTGACAGCGGCTGGAAGCAATA ttgttatGAGTTGGAGCTGCAGGGATGCCTCCTCCAGGACCTCTTTATCAAGGTCTCGCGGCTGCCGTCCAGTGTGCAGCCGGAGAACTTTAGCTTCCGCTTGGGAGAGATCAAG GTGCTGGATGCGTGCAGCCTGTCTGCCCCCCTGCAGCGTGTGCATAGTCTCAGCGCTCGTCACTTCCTCTGGCGACGAGGTTCTTACGACCCCGGCTGCCAGAACTCTCAGCTTTATCTGAGCGTCACGCTGCAGTGGTCCTACCCCATGGAGCGAGCTCGGCAGTTCCGCATCTATTGCCAGGGGGTGATGTGCCACCGTGCTGCCACGCCATCTCACACTGAGCAGCCACACCTCATCGGTCTGGCTTACGCCAACATTTACCGAGTGGTTGACCTCGCGGTACCATCGGCCTGCACTGGCCAACGCGGCCATTTAGAGTTCTCAGTGCAGCCGGTCACAAAGGAAGGATTTACCACGGACCGATCCGACTGGGGGAAGCTGGTGCTGGAGTATGCGGACCAAACTCATACCCAGGTGTGA
- the ENGASE gene encoding cytosolic endo-beta-N-acetylglucosaminidase isoform X4 yields the protein MPLAKRLPPLESKRPRTLVCHDLMGGYLQDRFIQGSDTQDSYIFYHWQYIDIFVYFSHHMFTLPPVCWTNAAHKHGVSVLGTFITEWEAGARVCESFLAGEESSFRAVADQMVRVAQFYRFDGWLINIENLLSVVAAKNTPHFLRYLTEQMHQHVPGGLVIWYDSVIENGELKWQNELNEKNRVFFDSCDGIFTNYNWTEQHAEQMSSQAVERRADVYIGVDVFARGKVVGGYFDTNKSLQLIRRYGFSAALFAPGWVYECLDKNDFLQNQNKFWSLLEEYLPIHSISTLPFITSFCIGCGKQRFFYGKEEDVESWSNLSAQEMQPLFVNRAPDSGTEGEETGGWVKTQICPKDAWLGGSSLLVEGMIPIDATDVTVRLFSLQVPSPPKLLLSMVYKLDGNPNVNIALELTTQDTPTCQIGNISGLTVQGTTTHHLKSGPDPQSEPSEPGPGPQLQHHPVPGSHAILARLLGGCGQQSDSGWKQYCYELELQGCLLQDLFIKVSRLPSSVQPENFSFRLGEIKVLDACSLSAPLQRVHSLSARHFLWRRGSYDPGCQNSQLYLSVTLQWSYPMERARQFRIYCQGVMCHRAATPSHTEQPHLIGLAYANIYRVVDLAVPSACTGQRGHLEFSVQPVTKEGFTTDRSDWGKLVLEYADQTHTQV from the exons ATGCCATTGGCTAAACGCCTGCCTCCACTTGAGAGCAAAAGGCCGAGGACCTTAGTGTGCCATGATCTGATGGGAGGCTATCTTCAGGACAG ATTTATCCAGGGTTCAGATACGCAAGACTCTTATATCTTCTATCACTGGCAATACATCGACATCTTTGTATACTTCAGTCACCATATGTTCACCCTGCCCCCTGTCTGCTGGACTAATGCTGCTCATAAACACGGAGTCTCTGTCCTAG GGACATTCATCACAGAGTGGGAAGCAGGTGCAAGGGTATGTGAGTCCTTCCTAGCTGGTGAAGAGTCTTCGTTTCGTGCTGTGGCAGATCAGATGGTGCGGGTGGCACAGTTTTACCGGTTTGACGGCTGGCTGATCAATATTGAGAACCTCCTGAGT GTGGTGGCAGCGAAGAACACGCCACACTTCCTGCGCTACCTAACGGAGCAGATGCACCAGCACGTGCCAGGTGGACTAGTGATCTGGTATGACAGTGTCATAGAGAATGGGGAGCTAAAATGGCAGAACGAACTGAATGAAAAGAACAG AGTATTTTTTGATTCTTGTGATGGAATCTTCACCAACTATAACTGGACAGAACAGCATGCCGAGCAGATGTCATCACAGGCAGTAGAGCGGCGAGCAGATGTATATATTGGGGTGGATGTGTTCGCACGAGGCAAAGTTGTTGGGGGCTATTTTGATACAAATAAG tCTCTGCAGCTTATTCGCAGGTATGGCTTCTCTGCTGCACTCTTTGCGCCTGGCTGGGTCTACGAGTGTCTGGACAAGAACGACTTCCTACAGAATCAGAACAA ATTCTGGAGCCTACTGGAGGAATATCTGCCCATACACAGCATCAGTACCCTGCCCTTTATCACGTCCTTCTGCATTGGCTGCGGGAAGCAGCGATTCTTCTATGGGAAG GAAGAGGACGTAGAGAGCTGGTCTAATCTAAGTGCACAGGAGATGCAGCCACTCTTTGTGAACCGCGCACCAGATTCTGGGACAGAGGGTGAGGAGACAGGTGGCTGGGTGAAGACCCAAATCTGCCCTAAGGATGCTTGGCTTGGAGGCAGCTCCTTGCTAGTGGAGGGTATGATTCCCATTGATGCAACAGATGTTACTGTGAG GCTTTTCTCACTGCAGGTGCCTTCTCCTCCAAAACTCCTCCTCTCCATGGTGTATAAGTTGGATGGGAACCCCAATGTCAACATTGCTCTGGAACTGACAACTCAGGACACCCCTACCTGTCAGATTGGTAACATCTCAGGCCTCACAG TTCAGGGCACTACTACACATCATTTGAAATCTGGGCCAGACCCTCAGAGTGAGCCTTCAGAGCCTGGGCCGGGACCCCAGCTGCAGCACCATCCTGTGCCAGGATCTCACGCAATCCTTGCCAGACTGCTGGGCGGGTGTGGGCAGCAGAGTGACAGCGGCTGGAAGCAATA ttgttatGAGTTGGAGCTGCAGGGATGCCTCCTCCAGGACCTCTTTATCAAGGTCTCGCGGCTGCCGTCCAGTGTGCAGCCGGAGAACTTTAGCTTCCGCTTGGGAGAGATCAAG GTGCTGGATGCGTGCAGCCTGTCTGCCCCCCTGCAGCGTGTGCATAGTCTCAGCGCTCGTCACTTCCTCTGGCGACGAGGTTCTTACGACCCCGGCTGCCAGAACTCTCAGCTTTATCTGAGCGTCACGCTGCAGTGGTCCTACCCCATGGAGCGAGCTCGGCAGTTCCGCATCTATTGCCAGGGGGTGATGTGCCACCGTGCTGCCACGCCATCTCACACTGAGCAGCCACACCTCATCGGTCTGGCTTACGCCAACATTTACCGAGTGGTTGACCTCGCGGTACCATCGGCCTGCACTGGCCAACGCGGCCATTTAGAGTTCTCAGTGCAGCCGGTCACAAAGGAAGGATTTACCACGGACCGATCCGACTGGGGGAAGCTGGTGCTGGAGTATGCGGACCAAACTCATACCCAGGTGTGA